A part of Methanofastidiosum sp. genomic DNA contains:
- a CDS encoding DUF11 domain-containing protein, which translates to MKNSNYSYLLNVFLLSIFIISVVATPVLAQGVISGRVTDTNATPQGISGVIVDAYKANDTNACPTIKGMATTDVNGTYYIYPLEYGKYAIRAYAPGYLSNSTLADTCISSCSPDFNLTLQDTNGIVIGHVYEPDGITPIEGATVKAYYPGTENVLASSLTSADGNYTLSNLGGIYDIEASGIGWLPKKMTINVPHPLGLIIQDFVLLPGPYYDPDAVFMGWIEIGDLTVVGDYTILLKDLQRRHPIMPPERGILEVYRKGTMVIQQVVVPGDTLFIDEIIKIKVNEINDHENANYFGRYKLNITVTRRKEPELSINLTNLYRGEIDDKDRTFLRGSKEGIKTVLLGDTDINASSGSVEFDDNNYNFNVSAINGNIQYVFNFKEVNGSFVQPGHLYKGDIVTIGKDTTCKNIRQLVIYEMNGNSVIWAPIIHSIMKPEDFDFETENEIEKPQSDTNFWYVTEIENTGDIPAKNVKIHVTAKDFIFLSGNNCYCGSDKEACLEIKSMEPGEKRLIVFKFKAPQTDYLKVSPIQIDLSYQMAYFNEKEQEVIQDYSKSDKTLITIVPKQPEFQITRNIVKEKLFVGETTDVEIRIKNTGDIPATKIKLIDYIPDGFELIDGSATMNIDKMAKNETFTLIYKVKALEMGEFDFKTELLFEDEAGKKYKTTSKIEPVSVSKEFPRLEILKKLDRVTISRGDSVIVVLVVRNTGNKIARDVQVLDFVPEGFRLIDDPKTKRIEYTIAELKPEQERMFKYIITASYPGEYKIGDTKLLYYDLEGHSFEHIASGTSVRVNGEPKITISNIQYFNEDYSFADYKYVDIVLTLTNTGDGLAKKISYINAISGDIELIDGQLGGFLDDLKQGDSKTTKFTVRVLQENKDKIFTINTSSEFEDIAGKKAKSEVSTNITIGGRTPNINLIRQESDYKSDVIRIGHIIPVVTIIANSGDGDAKNVRIEDRIPSNFQVTTGINYWGGQLKPEERVTLRYTLVPSQGGEYQIGQTLSTYEDEWGVKGTKSLSPTLVTVWGPSISRVISINEIQEDETIKITYTIKNWGKDDIYEVKIFEALPQGFEIISGDKEIIIGEIKAGVEVSRELQVKATKSGAFILEDSKFYWKNVFEELKSFDIERTTISVKAKAAPQTSLPNVPQSVTQTIQDIKSSPYAPFILIAIIVLLLSVVGYAVYKSMRSKGPSTKSLASKNGKPPLEPQTDKKVKTKSRKGFNLLSKQKENAVKPDQKSPVAGFETQAKSLTKESKKEKKIFGLFSKKEKLPNREKAPTPVSPSLEVENKFKEFVTREEDKNNITKDQTGQELLGKRVAPPAIKQKQKSKFSLFSKKSEGIPQDTKSFTLSHLYKSQENKDKKEQLRKELESVSILEEDPPTLKEKFKNNNGRLEAKFSSSNNPITEETIEARSPRVEFRPPEEIRKELEELKSTLQDKEKIEALDPLEIESMRSDISKTLEEIEIRQEKIAREEQREILEESSHIELMDRKELDEFQTKILNEINEIESKKHIDFEEEQLKEVKGRVVPKNVNLELPPSVERAYKEFKQNKNNGEPENPFKEGGNGPIKKTSSWTNNFKHNNTSPEIPSSIRELLEKRPSSNNDTYTTTPDIKEIIKGKKETTDRFYSKNSTSIPEPKEVIKGKKKNQR; encoded by the coding sequence ATGAAAAATTCCAATTATTCATATTTGCTAAATGTATTTTTATTATCGATATTCATTATCAGCGTTGTTGCAACCCCTGTCTTGGCACAAGGTGTAATATCTGGGAGAGTAACCGATACCAACGCAACACCACAAGGAATCAGTGGTGTTATAGTTGACGCTTATAAGGCAAACGATACCAATGCTTGTCCAACGATAAAAGGAATGGCAACAACTGATGTCAACGGTACTTATTATATATATCCATTAGAATATGGTAAATATGCAATAAGAGCTTATGCACCAGGTTATTTATCAAATTCTACATTAGCAGATACCTGTATTTCGTCATGTTCTCCAGATTTTAATTTAACACTTCAGGATACAAATGGGATTGTAATAGGGCATGTATATGAGCCAGATGGAATAACTCCTATCGAAGGTGCAACTGTAAAAGCTTATTATCCTGGTACAGAGAATGTATTAGCAAGTTCTTTAACATCTGCGGACGGTAATTATACTCTTTCTAATCTTGGTGGCATATATGATATTGAAGCCTCAGGAATAGGGTGGCTTCCAAAAAAAATGACTATAAACGTACCTCATCCTTTGGGACTAATCATCCAAGACTTTGTTCTTTTACCTGGGCCTTATTACGATCCTGACGCGGTATTCATGGGGTGGATAGAAATTGGAGATCTCACAGTTGTAGGAGATTACACTATACTACTTAAAGACCTTCAAAGAAGACACCCAATAATGCCGCCGGAAAGGGGTATCTTGGAGGTATATAGAAAGGGAACAATGGTAATACAACAGGTTGTCGTGCCTGGAGATACATTATTCATTGATGAAATTATTAAAATTAAGGTAAATGAAATTAATGATCATGAAAACGCTAATTATTTTGGAAGATACAAACTTAATATCACTGTGACTAGGAGAAAGGAGCCTGAATTGTCTATTAATTTGACCAATCTTTATAGGGGAGAGATAGATGACAAAGATAGAACTTTTTTGAGGGGAAGCAAGGAAGGCATTAAAACAGTACTTTTAGGAGATACTGATATCAACGCAAGTTCAGGGTCTGTTGAGTTTGATGACAATAATTATAATTTCAATGTTTCTGCAATAAATGGAAACATTCAATATGTATTTAATTTTAAAGAAGTGAACGGCTCATTCGTTCAACCGGGGCATCTATATAAAGGAGACATTGTTACTATAGGGAAAGATACCACGTGTAAGAATATTAGGCAACTTGTTATTTATGAGATGAATGGGAACTCGGTAATTTGGGCACCAATAATACATTCCATAATGAAACCAGAAGATTTTGATTTTGAAACAGAAAATGAAATTGAGAAACCACAGTCAGATACTAACTTCTGGTATGTAACTGAGATTGAGAATACTGGAGACATACCTGCAAAAAATGTTAAAATCCATGTAACAGCAAAAGATTTTATTTTTCTGAGTGGAAATAACTGTTATTGTGGTTCTGATAAAGAAGCATGTCTTGAAATAAAATCAATGGAACCTGGGGAAAAAAGACTGATAGTGTTTAAATTTAAAGCTCCTCAAACTGATTACTTGAAAGTATCACCTATCCAGATTGATTTGTCCTATCAAATGGCTTATTTTAATGAAAAAGAACAGGAAGTAATACAAGATTATTCAAAAAGCGATAAAACTTTGATAACTATAGTTCCAAAACAACCAGAATTTCAGATTACAAGAAATATTGTTAAAGAAAAACTTTTTGTCGGAGAAACAACTGATGTTGAAATCAGAATAAAGAACACTGGAGATATACCGGCTACAAAAATAAAATTAATTGATTATATTCCTGATGGATTTGAATTAATCGATGGTAGCGCAACAATGAACATCGATAAGATGGCAAAAAATGAAACATTCACTTTAATCTATAAAGTAAAAGCTCTTGAAATGGGAGAATTCGATTTCAAAACTGAACTACTTTTTGAAGATGAAGCCGGAAAAAAATACAAAACTACTTCAAAAATTGAACCAGTTTCAGTTAGCAAGGAATTTCCAAGACTTGAGATACTCAAGAAATTGGATAGAGTTACAATATCCAGAGGAGATTCCGTTATTGTAGTTTTAGTTGTAAGAAATACTGGAAATAAGATTGCAAGAGATGTGCAGGTTCTTGATTTTGTTCCCGAAGGATTCAGACTGATTGACGATCCAAAAACAAAAAGAATAGAATATACTATCGCTGAATTAAAACCGGAACAAGAAAGAATGTTTAAGTATATTATAACTGCATCTTATCCGGGAGAATATAAAATAGGCGACACAAAATTATTGTATTACGATCTTGAGGGCCACAGCTTTGAACATATAGCATCTGGTACCTCGGTAAGAGTTAATGGCGAGCCCAAAATAACAATATCCAATATTCAGTATTTTAATGAAGATTATTCTTTTGCGGATTACAAATATGTTGACATTGTCTTAACTTTAACAAATACAGGGGATGGACTTGCAAAAAAAATAAGTTATATCAATGCTATTTCTGGAGATATAGAGCTCATTGACGGTCAATTAGGGGGATTTCTAGATGATCTAAAACAGGGCGATTCAAAGACAACTAAATTCACAGTTAGAGTGCTTCAAGAAAACAAAGATAAGATATTCACAATTAATACTTCTTCAGAATTTGAAGATATAGCTGGCAAGAAAGCCAAATCTGAAGTATCCACAAATATTACTATTGGCGGAAGAACTCCAAATATAAATCTGATAAGACAAGAATCTGATTACAAATCAGACGTAATTAGAATTGGGCATATTATACCTGTAGTAACAATAATCGCTAACTCAGGCGACGGAGATGCTAAAAATGTTAGGATTGAAGATAGAATCCCTTCAAATTTTCAAGTAACAACAGGTATTAACTATTGGGGTGGCCAATTAAAACCTGAGGAGAGGGTAACTTTAAGATATACTTTAGTGCCTTCCCAGGGAGGAGAATATCAAATTGGCCAAACTTTATCGACATATGAAGATGAGTGGGGAGTCAAGGGAACAAAATCATTGTCTCCAACCCTAGTCACAGTTTGGGGCCCTTCAATCTCTAGAGTTATCTCTATCAATGAAATTCAAGAAGATGAAACAATAAAGATAACTTATACAATTAAAAACTGGGGAAAGGACGATATTTATGAAGTAAAAATATTTGAAGCTCTACCTCAAGGATTTGAAATAATTTCGGGAGATAAGGAAATAATAATTGGAGAAATTAAAGCAGGAGTTGAAGTATCAAGAGAATTACAGGTAAAAGCTACAAAATCTGGAGCATTTATCTTAGAAGATTCGAAATTTTACTGGAAAAATGTTTTTGAGGAATTAAAATCTTTTGACATTGAAAGAACAACTATAAGTGTCAAAGCTAAAGCGGCACCTCAAACTAGTCTACCCAATGTTCCTCAATCAGTAACTCAAACAATACAAGATATTAAGTCATCACCATATGCACCTTTTATTTTAATTGCAATCATTGTATTACTTTTGTCAGTAGTGGGGTACGCAGTTTATAAATCAATGAGATCAAAGGGGCCATCGACTAAATCTCTCGCATCAAAAAACGGTAAACCGCCACTTGAGCCACAGACTGACAAAAAAGTAAAAACTAAATCTAGAAAAGGATTCAACTTATTATCAAAACAAAAAGAAAATGCAGTCAAACCTGACCAAAAGTCACCTGTAGCTGGATTCGAAACTCAGGCCAAATCATTAACCAAAGAGTCAAAAAAAGAGAAGAAAATTTTTGGGCTATTTTCTAAAAAAGAAAAATTACCAAATAGAGAAAAAGCACCCACACCAGTATCTCCAAGTCTTGAAGTTGAAAATAAATTTAAAGAATTTGTAACACGTGAAGAAGATAAAAATAATATAACAAAAGATCAAACTGGTCAAGAATTACTTGGTAAAAGAGTCGCACCTCCTGCGATAAAACAAAAACAAAAGAGTAAATTTTCATTATTTTCAAAGAAAAGTGAGGGAATACCTCAAGATACAAAGTCGTTTACGCTGTCTCATTTATATAAATCCCAAGAAAATAAAGATAAAAAGGAACAACTAAGAAAAGAATTAGAATCAGTAAGTATTTTAGAGGAAGATCCACCTACATTAAAAGAGAAATTTAAAAATAATAATGGGAGATTAGAAGCAAAATTCTCTTCATCAAATAATCCGATAACAGAGGAGACAATAGAGGCAAGATCGCCGAGAGTGGAATTTAGACCTCCTGAGGAAATAAGAAAAGAACTTGAGGAGCTTAAATCAACATTACAAGATAAGGAAAAAATAGAAGCTCTTGATCCATTAGAAATAGAATCTATGAGGTCTGATATTTCAAAGACTCTAGAAGAGATAGAAATAAGACAAGAGAAGATTGCAAGAGAAGAGCAAAGAGAAATTTTGGAGGAGTCTTCCCATATAGAGCTAATGGATAGAAAAGAACTTGATGAATTTCAGACAAAAATATTAAATGAAATTAATGAGATTGAATCTAAGAAACATATTGATTTTGAAGAAGAACAATTGAAAGAGGTAAAGGGGAGGGTTGTACCCAAGAATGTTAATTTAGAACTTCCGCCGTCTGTAGAAAGAGCATACAAAGAATTCAAACAAAATAAGAACAATGGTGAACCTGAAAATCCATTCAAAGAAGGGGGCAATGGGCCAATTAAGAAGACTAGTTCTTGGACAAATAACTTTAAACACAACAACACTTCGCCAGAAATACCTTCTTCAATAAGGGAATTACTAGAAAAAAGACCCTCGAGTAATAATGATACATACACCACAACACCAGATATAAAAGAGATTATTAAAGGGAAAAAGGAAACTACAGACAGGTTCTATTCTAAAAATTCTACATCAATACCAGAACCAAAAGAAGTAATAAAAGGTAAGAAAAAGAATCAAAGATGA
- the minD gene encoding cell division ATPase MinD, with product MGESLVISSGKGGVGKTTISANLGIALSEIGLNVLIFDADITMANLELIFGMEGLPKTIQDVLEDKARPQDIVYAGPGGVKVVPAGLSLRRLKKSDPDKINEIFKYFVEKVDLLIIDGPPGLEVDAVTSIAASQNMLLIVNPEITSLSDALKIKLVAEKLGTRILGVIVNRVRGDPTEVSGPEIEAILELRIIGNIPEDQIVKKSTTLGKPFVILDPKSPASLAIREIAKKIAGKKVEFEPSTKSMNKLMGGLFGR from the coding sequence TTGGGAGAATCGCTAGTCATATCTTCAGGAAAGGGAGGAGTGGGGAAAACAACAATTTCGGCTAATTTGGGTATAGCTCTTTCTGAGATTGGACTTAATGTTTTAATTTTTGATGCAGATATTACTATGGCTAATCTTGAGCTAATATTTGGAATGGAAGGACTGCCAAAGACTATCCAAGATGTACTCGAAGATAAAGCAAGACCTCAAGATATAGTATATGCTGGCCCCGGCGGTGTAAAAGTCGTCCCTGCAGGCCTATCGCTAAGAAGGCTAAAAAAATCCGATCCTGATAAAATTAATGAAATATTTAAATATTTTGTAGAAAAAGTTGATTTGTTAATAATCGATGGGCCCCCAGGTCTCGAAGTAGATGCAGTGACTTCTATCGCAGCATCACAAAATATGCTTTTGATTGTAAATCCTGAGATTACCTCGTTATCCGATGCATTGAAAATAAAACTTGTAGCAGAGAAATTAGGCACAAGAATTCTTGGGGTTATCGTAAATAGAGTTAGAGGAGACCCAACAGAAGTTTCAGGGCCTGAAATAGAAGCAATACTTGAACTTAGGATAATTGGTAATATCCCAGAAGACCAAATAGTAAAGAAATCAACAACTCTAGGAAAACCTTTTGTAATATTGGACCCAAAATCTCCGGCCTCACTAGCTATTAGAGAGATTGCTAAAAAAATTGCGGGAAAGAAGGTGGAATTTGAACCCTCTACAAAATCCATGAATAAACTAATGGGAGGGCTATTTGGGAGATGA
- a CDS encoding N-6 DNA methylase: MKLLFFLSGGSTLFSKEEVISLLNSYEIKYEIAYSEGQLLILDANISNTDFLFRLGLTHFVLDILSDFVIDEKIDRILSDIQWNSQLNFDRPFKVRVKNIEKKKYGNLELLIARSISKFFEDKIKADLTNPVDEIVGLVSNNKLYIGKKIFERNKKDFNIRKPQLRPFFSPTSIDPRIARAMINISGAQREILDPFTGTGGILIEAGLIGLDTYGLDIEEKSALGTKMNLLNYGIKNFDIRVGDARKIFETFGRGFETIVTDAPYGRSTKIDKDKEKMYRDCFFSILESFQKRCVIGLDKEYPFDEIGFHIENIYSFRVHKSLTRYLHVLTR; the protein is encoded by the coding sequence ATGAAACTTTTATTTTTCTTGTCGGGGGGAAGTACTCTATTCTCTAAAGAAGAAGTTATTTCTCTGCTAAATTCTTATGAGATAAAATATGAAATAGCATATAGTGAGGGGCAATTGTTAATTTTGGACGCTAATATATCCAATACGGATTTTCTTTTCAGACTAGGATTGACCCATTTTGTATTAGATATCCTCTCTGATTTTGTAATTGATGAAAAAATTGATAGAATTCTATCAGATATTCAATGGAATTCTCAACTCAACTTTGACAGACCTTTTAAAGTAAGAGTTAAAAATATAGAGAAGAAGAAATATGGTAATTTAGAGCTTCTTATTGCAAGGTCCATATCAAAATTCTTTGAAGATAAAATCAAAGCAGATTTAACAAATCCAGTGGACGAAATAGTTGGTTTAGTTTCTAATAATAAACTGTACATAGGCAAAAAAATCTTTGAGAGAAACAAAAAAGATTTTAATATAAGAAAGCCACAGTTGAGACCATTCTTTTCACCCACTTCAATAGACCCCCGTATTGCAAGAGCAATGATTAACATTTCAGGGGCTCAAAGAGAAATATTAGATCCATTCACGGGAACTGGCGGAATCCTAATCGAAGCTGGACTCATAGGTCTTGATACGTATGGTCTTGATATTGAGGAAAAAAGTGCATTAGGAACAAAAATGAATCTTTTGAATTATGGAATAAAAAACTTTGACATTAGAGTGGGAGACGCAAGGAAAATATTTGAAACATTTGGGAGAGGTTTTGAGACCATAGTTACAGATGCACCATATGGGCGTTCAACTAAAATAGATAAAGATAAGGAGAAGATGTACAGAGATTGTTTCTTTTCAATACTTGAATCATTCCAAAAACGATGTGTAATTGGGCTCGATAAGGAATATCCTTTCGATGAAATAGGATTTCACATCGAAAACATCTATAGCTTTAGGGTGCACAAAAGTCTTACTCGATATCTCCATGTCTTAACACGATAA
- the atwA gene encoding methyl coenzyme M reductase system, component A2 has translation MGINLSEYLLEVENLSITYDGKKILDNVSFKVKEGESLGLLGKSGSGKSVLINILRGTRGYKPTEGKVFYNVSYCPKCMKIDSPSKKDTLCTKCNEKMILKKVDFWEDKPFFNPIRKRTAIMLQRTFSLYGEKTVMENMQDAFRDTETPRNMVIPKIIELLQKVNMVQRMTHIARDLSGGEKQRIVLARQLAINPMLFLADEPTGTLDPLTASTVHNALLDAVKQGMSLIVTSHWPEAIELLAQKAVWLENGKIIQEGDSKDVVNAFMAKLLPEEKVRFPGIGSSIIELWDVKKYYYSISRGVVKAVDGVTFSINEKEIFGLVGKSGTGKTTVSRMIAGITPFTEGELNIRIGDEWVDMKEPGFLGKGKAMLYMGILHQEYALYPDKNVLQNLTDSIGIKLPKELGKMKVISVLEGVGFEDPKELEEILNKMPDALSVGEKHRVALAQVLIKEPRIVILDEPTGTMDPFTRKIVAKSIRKAREVLGETFLIVTHDSDFIVDVCDRAGFMKDGKVVFIGEPEDIKERMISAKESEKE, from the coding sequence ATGGGGATTAACTTGAGCGAATATCTATTAGAAGTTGAAAATTTATCAATTACATATGATGGTAAGAAGATCCTTGATAACGTATCCTTCAAAGTAAAAGAAGGAGAATCTCTAGGATTATTGGGAAAAAGTGGTAGCGGTAAATCTGTTCTCATCAACATATTGCGAGGTACCAGAGGATATAAACCCACAGAAGGTAAAGTATTCTACAATGTTTCTTATTGTCCTAAGTGTATGAAAATTGATTCCCCAAGTAAAAAAGACACTTTGTGTACCAAATGTAATGAAAAAATGATTTTAAAGAAAGTAGATTTCTGGGAAGATAAACCTTTTTTTAATCCAATAAGAAAAAGAACTGCAATTATGTTGCAGCGTACCTTTTCTCTTTACGGTGAAAAGACAGTAATGGAGAATATGCAGGATGCTTTCAGAGATACTGAAACACCAAGAAATATGGTAATACCTAAAATAATAGAACTGTTACAAAAAGTAAATATGGTCCAGAGAATGACACATATCGCAAGAGACTTATCTGGTGGAGAAAAGCAGAGGATTGTTCTTGCCAGACAACTTGCCATTAATCCAATGTTATTTCTAGCGGATGAACCAACTGGAACTTTGGATCCTTTAACTGCGAGCACAGTTCATAATGCATTACTAGATGCAGTTAAACAAGGTATGTCTTTAATTGTCACATCCCATTGGCCTGAGGCAATTGAATTATTGGCACAAAAAGCTGTATGGCTTGAAAACGGAAAAATAATCCAAGAGGGCGATTCCAAAGATGTTGTTAATGCATTCATGGCAAAACTATTGCCCGAAGAAAAAGTAAGGTTCCCAGGAATTGGTAGCAGTATAATCGAACTGTGGGATGTAAAAAAATACTATTACTCAATATCCCGTGGAGTTGTAAAGGCTGTTGATGGGGTTACTTTTTCAATTAACGAAAAAGAGATTTTTGGCCTAGTGGGAAAGAGTGGAACAGGTAAGACTACTGTTTCAAGAATGATTGCTGGTATAACCCCTTTTACTGAAGGTGAACTAAACATCAGAATTGGTGATGAATGGGTAGATATGAAAGAGCCTGGATTCTTGGGAAAAGGAAAAGCAATGCTTTACATGGGGATTCTTCATCAGGAATATGCTCTTTATCCTGATAAAAATGTACTTCAGAATCTTACTGACTCAATAGGAATTAAACTGCCAAAAGAATTAGGAAAAATGAAGGTTATTTCAGTTCTTGAAGGAGTTGGCTTTGAAGATCCAAAGGAATTGGAAGAAATATTAAATAAAATGCCTGATGCATTGTCAGTCGGAGAAAAGCACAGAGTTGCATTGGCCCAAGTATTAATCAAAGAACCAAGAATAGTAATCCTCGATGAACCTACCGGCACAATGGACCCTTTTACAAGGAAAATTGTAGCAAAGTCCATAAGAAAAGCAAGAGAAGTATTGGGTGAAACATTTTTAATAGTAACTCATGACTCAGATTTTATAGTTGATGTTTGTGATAGAGCCGGATTCATGAAAGATGGAAAAGTGGTATTCATAGGCGAACCTGAGGATATAAAAGAAAGAATGATCTCCGCTAAAGAATCTGAGAAAGAATAA
- a CDS encoding DDE-type integrase/transposase/recombinase: MKLDDEKAKTIVMRVVDYKLPTKLVAKQFGVSQRRVQQIVKEYERTNDMPKINRSGRYPYGVYPANLRREIQNVWEVTRSGAPAIAKYIRKKRGTPIDNMLVNRMLREMGISVENPNKRVRKKDWIRFERTYPLSTVHMDWSTGVNGTSVCVVLDDASRKILSGGEFKRQSAEIAISLLKEAFHKYEHVMKFHEVITDRGSEFYANRRDKCGNASHSFEEFCKSYDIKHILCRRAHPQTNGKVEKWFHLYKRHRSGFESFEMFVHWYNEIRPHMSLDWDNLETPEKAFWRKLEPVVLGNFMELVDKEEEKSSFDNRRNF; this comes from the coding sequence ATGAAGCTAGACGATGAGAAGGCAAAAACGATAGTGATGCGGGTAGTGGATTACAAACTACCCACAAAGCTAGTTGCAAAACAATTTGGCGTAAGTCAGCGCCGAGTGCAGCAGATAGTAAAGGAATACGAGCGTACAAACGACATGCCAAAGATAAATAGATCTGGCAGATATCCATATGGAGTTTATCCTGCCAATCTTAGAAGGGAAATACAAAATGTATGGGAAGTGACAAGGTCAGGCGCACCAGCAATTGCCAAATACATTCGTAAAAAGAGGGGCACGCCAATAGACAACATGCTTGTAAATAGAATGCTTAGGGAGATGGGAATATCGGTAGAAAATCCAAATAAGAGGGTAAGAAAAAAGGATTGGATTAGGTTTGAGAGAACGTATCCTCTTAGTACAGTGCATATGGACTGGTCAACAGGAGTAAACGGGACCTCAGTATGCGTTGTTTTAGATGACGCAAGCCGGAAAATACTCTCAGGAGGAGAATTTAAGCGCCAGAGCGCTGAAATTGCCATATCACTTCTCAAAGAGGCTTTCCATAAATACGAGCATGTAATGAAATTTCATGAAGTAATAACGGATAGAGGCTCTGAATTTTATGCCAATAGGCGGGACAAGTGTGGAAATGCTTCCCACAGCTTTGAGGAATTCTGTAAATCCTATGACATCAAGCATATACTCTGCAGACGAGCCCACCCACAGACAAACGGCAAGGTAGAGAAATGGTTTCACCTGTACAAGCGACATCGAAGCGGATTTGAATCATTTGAAATGTTCGTGCATTGGTATAACGAGATAAGACCGCACATGAGTTTAGACTGGGACAATCTTGAAACACCAGAGAAAGCTTTCTGGCGAAAGCTTGAGCCAGTAGTACTGGGCAACTTTATGGAATTGGTAGATAAGGAGGAAGAAAAATCATCATTTGATAACAGGCGAAATTTTTAG